Part of the Blastocatellia bacterium genome, TATGAGGAGGCGCCGGTGGTCAGTCAGCCGAGGCGGGCCCAGCCCAAGACCTGGGTTTTAGAGGTGGATGGCAAGAAGATCGGTTATCAGGATGGCAGTTGGCTCGAGACGAAGGTGGGGGTGATCTATGAGTTGTCGGATCGGGTGGAGAGTGAGAGGGGTCGGCACGAGTTGGTGAAACGAGAGTTGATTGCCCGGGGGTGTGAATGGTTAGAGTTTTCCTATCACGTTGGGGCGGCGATGCGGCTCGTCGGGCATCCGGCCGGGGGATCGGCTGGTGACGGTAGCCGACGGAGCCACCGCGATCCAGCAGATTTTTGTGGTGGCGCCGGAGGCGACCTCCGTCCGCGACTTCTACCCTATGGCCGAGCGGCTCTGGACGATCGCCGAACTGCGCTACGCGGCGCAAACGGCTCACGCTCGACAATGGATTGAACTGAAGCTGGAGCAACTGAAGCGATCTGAGGTGGAGTCCATTGTGCGCTCCATCGCTCATTTGAGGTTTTCCACCGGGCAGGGGCAGCAGACGCGGGCTGAGTTCTGGGCTATCTGCGCAACCATCGCTGGGCGATGGAATATGCCAGCTATCAACAGTAGCATCTGCCCAT contains:
- a CDS encoding UPF0236 family protein, with translation MTLLAALAVGIMKGMLEVVLGRDYEVSGVACPGCRGRMKFRRYARRPVISGFGRFSCERAYYYCRRCGQGRAPLDEQLQISHRRVSPRLQRVIGFLSGHLSFAVVGKSLKESLQIEVSNETIRQVAAEWGQQARDWEEQQRQMYEEAPVVSQPRRAQPKTWVLEVDGKKIGYQDGSWLETKVGVIYELSDRVESERGRHELVKRELIARGCEWLEFSYHVGAAMRLVGHPAGGSAGDGSRRSHRDPADFCGGAGGDLRPRLLPYGRAALDDRRTALRGANGSRSTMD